The following are encoded in a window of Bacillus sp. SORGH_AS_0510 genomic DNA:
- the metC gene encoding cystathionine beta-lyase: MAHEDYTFETRLLHNQHKVDPTTGAVSVPIQHASTFHQFDFDQFGKYDYGRSLNPTREALEDVIAELEGGVKGFAFSSGMAAISTAFLLLSAGDHVVITEDVYGGTFRMVTQVLTRFGIEHTFVDMTNLEEVKQAVRPNTKAFYIETPSNPLMKVTDIKDISSLAKELGALTFVDNTFLTPSHQKPLELGADVVLHSATKFLSGHSDVVAGLAVVKDEDLAKRLGFLQNGFGAILGVQDAWLVLRGIKTLHVRLEQSQKSAIKLAEFLNQYPLVKKVHYPGLESHPQYHIQKKQAVGPGAVLSFELESEDALRTFLANVEIPVFAVSLGAVESILSYPAKMSHAAMPQEEREKRGITNSLVRLSVGLENPDDLIKDFSQAFEKVRSSHLVFERGE; encoded by the coding sequence ATGGCTCACGAAGACTATACCTTTGAAACGAGGCTTCTTCATAATCAGCATAAAGTGGATCCGACTACAGGCGCAGTAAGTGTCCCCATTCAGCATGCTTCCACCTTCCACCAATTTGATTTCGATCAATTCGGTAAATACGATTATGGTCGAAGCTTAAATCCAACAAGGGAAGCCTTGGAAGATGTGATTGCTGAACTGGAAGGCGGTGTAAAAGGATTTGCTTTTTCATCTGGTATGGCAGCCATTTCAACAGCCTTCCTCCTGCTTTCTGCTGGTGACCATGTCGTCATTACTGAGGATGTATATGGTGGTACTTTCCGGATGGTTACACAGGTACTTACCCGCTTCGGCATTGAACATACATTTGTGGATATGACCAATTTAGAGGAAGTAAAGCAAGCGGTGAGACCGAATACTAAAGCATTTTACATTGAAACACCTTCCAATCCGTTGATGAAAGTAACCGATATTAAGGACATTAGCAGTCTTGCAAAGGAATTGGGTGCCTTAACTTTTGTCGACAACACTTTTCTTACCCCTTCTCACCAAAAGCCATTGGAATTAGGGGCTGATGTTGTCCTCCATAGCGCAACGAAGTTTTTATCAGGACATAGTGATGTCGTTGCCGGACTCGCTGTAGTTAAGGATGAAGACTTGGCGAAAAGATTAGGCTTCTTACAGAATGGATTTGGTGCCATATTGGGTGTCCAAGATGCCTGGCTCGTACTAAGAGGGATAAAAACACTTCATGTTCGTTTGGAGCAATCACAGAAATCAGCTATTAAACTTGCAGAGTTTTTAAATCAATATCCGCTTGTCAAAAAGGTCCATTATCCAGGGCTTGAAAGTCATCCACAATACCACATTCAGAAAAAACAAGCAGTGGGGCCTGGAGCCGTCCTATCTTTTGAATTAGAGAGTGAAGATGCACTTCGAACCTTCCTCGCCAATGTGGAAATCCCTGTTTTCGCTGTCAGCCTTGGTGCAGTCGAATCCATTCTTTCTTACCCGGCAAAAATGTCTCATGCCGCTATGCCACAAGAAGAAAGAGAAAAACGCGGGATTACCAATAGCCTAGTTCGTCTTTCGGTAGGTTTGGAAAATCCAGATGATTTAATTAAAGATTTTTCACAGGCGTTTGAGAAAGTAAGAAGTAGTCATCTAGTATTCGAGCGGGGAGAATAG
- a CDS encoding methionine biosynthesis PLP-dependent protein, giving the protein MYKIDTKLAQIGNRSETATGTVNPPVYFSTAYRHEGIGQSTGFDYSRTGNPTRQLLEKTIADLEAGDQGFACSSGMAAIFTILSLFQSGDEWLVSEDLYGGTYRLLEQGFKKWGLQTQYVNTCCPEEIEGKITPQTKAIFLETPTNPLMQQSDIAEVSRIAKKHGILLIVDNTFYTPLLQQPIQLGADIVIHSATKYLGGHNDVLAGLIVAKGKELCEALAFHHNGAGGVLSPFDSWLLMRGMKTLSLRMERHEKNAKTVVEFLSNHEDVTDVLYPGRGGMVSFRVKDEAWVNPFLQGLSLITFAESLGGTESFITYPATQTHADIPEEVRIQAGVCNRLLRFSVGIEDAEDLIEDLTRAFANVKQGVTA; this is encoded by the coding sequence ATGTACAAAATTGATACAAAATTAGCCCAAATTGGAAACCGTAGTGAGACTGCAACAGGTACTGTAAACCCGCCTGTATATTTTTCCACTGCTTATCGACACGAAGGCATTGGGCAATCAACAGGGTTTGATTACAGTCGGACCGGTAATCCAACACGTCAGCTCCTAGAAAAAACGATTGCTGATTTAGAAGCTGGGGATCAAGGATTTGCCTGCAGTTCAGGAATGGCTGCTATATTCACGATTCTTTCTCTGTTTCAATCAGGCGATGAATGGTTGGTAAGCGAAGATTTATACGGGGGAACTTACCGCTTATTAGAGCAAGGCTTTAAAAAGTGGGGATTACAAACTCAATATGTTAATACCTGTTGTCCGGAAGAAATCGAGGGTAAGATTACGCCTCAAACGAAAGCTATTTTTTTGGAGACACCTACTAATCCACTAATGCAGCAATCGGACATTGCCGAGGTTTCAAGAATTGCCAAGAAGCACGGAATTCTATTGATTGTTGATAATACCTTCTATACTCCCCTATTACAGCAGCCGATTCAGCTTGGTGCTGATATCGTCATTCATAGTGCAACCAAATATTTAGGTGGTCATAATGATGTACTTGCAGGGTTAATTGTCGCTAAAGGGAAGGAACTATGTGAAGCACTGGCATTTCATCATAACGGAGCAGGAGGCGTACTCAGCCCGTTCGACTCTTGGCTGTTAATGCGCGGAATGAAAACCTTGTCTCTTCGAATGGAACGGCACGAAAAAAATGCAAAAACCGTGGTCGAGTTTCTTTCTAACCATGAAGATGTGACAGATGTTCTTTATCCTGGACGCGGTGGAATGGTTTCTTTCCGTGTGAAAGATGAAGCTTGGGTGAATCCATTCCTGCAAGGATTATCGCTCATTACTTTTGCAGAAAGTCTCGGTGGAACAGAAAGCTTTATAACGTATCCTGCCACACAAACACATGCCGACATCCCTGAAGAGGTTCGAATCCAAGCTGGTGTTTGCAATCGATTATTGCGTTTTTCCGTAGGGATTGAAGATGCAGAAGATTTAATTGAAGACTTAACCAGGGCTTTTGCCAATGTGAAACAAGGGGTGACTGCATAA
- a CDS encoding nucleoside-diphosphate sugar epimerase/dehydratase, with protein sequence MTYKQRLPLFVSVDSCIVLTAIFFSYFLVNATLEVITLPAVFSSIVILFCHHYLSFKFKLYKKAWVYASVGELISIVKVETITIMIAALVQQLIFHETFTRLLIVTWLLNLTFIGGIRFCWRALQDTFMQKHDNQKRTLIVGAGSAGMMVARQLKKNNECNLLPVGFIDDDEKKYKLDILGIPVLGGVEKIEEIVKRQKIENIVIAIPSLNKQQLNKIFLECAKTSAKTQILPLLEDLMTGKVSVQQFRDVLVEDLLGRDPVELDINSIAENITDKVVLVTGAGGSIGSEICRQLSSFTPEKLILVGHGENSIYTIEMELKETYKNSTIDFIPVIAELQDEKKMMAVMEEYQPEVVYHAAAHKHVPLMENNPEEAVKNNIIGTMNVAKAASWHGIKTFVMISTDKAVNPTSVMGATKRLAEMIIQHLNRESTTKFVAVRFGNVLGSRGSVIPLFKSQIEKGGPVTITHPDMVRYFMTIPEASRLVLQAGALAKGGEIFVLDMGEPVKIVDLAKNLIKLSGNLIDDIGIEYTGMRPGEKLFEELLKDEEVNEDQIYPKIYIGKTSDLYISEIEELISTYAHLNKYELKKKLIELSNHKVMHPSTLKKISI encoded by the coding sequence ATGACCTATAAACAAAGATTACCACTATTTGTAAGTGTAGATTCTTGTATTGTTCTTACCGCAATTTTCTTTAGTTACTTTCTAGTAAACGCTACCCTCGAAGTGATAACCCTCCCAGCTGTGTTTAGCTCTATTGTTATTTTATTTTGTCATCATTATCTTTCATTTAAATTCAAGTTATATAAAAAAGCCTGGGTGTATGCGAGTGTGGGAGAATTAATCAGTATAGTGAAGGTGGAAACTATCACGATTATGATTGCTGCACTAGTACAACAACTAATATTTCATGAAACATTTACTAGGTTGCTAATTGTTACATGGCTGCTTAACTTGACATTTATAGGAGGTATCCGTTTTTGTTGGAGAGCCCTTCAAGATACTTTCATGCAAAAACATGATAATCAAAAGAGAACACTCATTGTAGGGGCAGGATCTGCAGGAATGATGGTAGCAAGACAACTGAAAAAGAATAATGAATGCAACTTATTACCGGTAGGCTTTATTGATGATGACGAAAAAAAGTATAAGCTGGATATTTTGGGAATACCAGTCCTTGGTGGGGTGGAAAAAATTGAAGAAATAGTAAAACGACAAAAGATCGAAAATATTGTTATTGCTATCCCATCATTAAATAAACAGCAGTTAAATAAGATATTTTTAGAATGTGCTAAGACAAGTGCTAAGACACAAATCCTCCCTCTTCTAGAGGACTTAATGACAGGGAAGGTGTCGGTTCAACAATTTCGTGACGTTTTAGTGGAAGATTTATTAGGTAGAGATCCAGTGGAGTTAGATATTAATAGTATTGCAGAGAATATTACAGATAAAGTTGTCCTGGTTACAGGAGCTGGTGGATCAATAGGTTCTGAAATTTGCCGGCAATTATCTAGCTTCACCCCGGAAAAGTTGATATTAGTAGGGCATGGTGAAAATAGTATTTATACAATTGAAATGGAGTTAAAAGAAACTTATAAAAATTCAACAATAGATTTTATTCCCGTTATTGCGGAGCTACAGGATGAAAAGAAAATGATGGCAGTCATGGAGGAATATCAACCGGAAGTTGTTTATCACGCTGCCGCACACAAACATGTCCCACTTATGGAAAATAACCCTGAAGAAGCAGTGAAAAATAACATCATTGGCACAATGAATGTAGCTAAAGCAGCAAGCTGGCATGGAATTAAAACATTTGTCATGATTTCTACTGATAAAGCCGTTAACCCAACTAGTGTGATGGGAGCAACCAAAAGGCTTGCTGAAATGATTATCCAGCACTTGAACAGAGAAAGCACTACAAAATTTGTTGCTGTTCGTTTTGGAAATGTTCTTGGGAGCAGAGGGAGCGTAATTCCACTCTTTAAAAGCCAAATTGAAAAAGGGGGACCTGTTACGATTACACACCCTGATATGGTTCGGTACTTTATGACAATTCCAGAAGCTTCAAGGCTTGTACTACAGGCAGGGGCTCTAGCAAAAGGAGGTGAAATCTTCGTCTTAGACATGGGAGAGCCTGTAAAAATTGTTGATTTGGCCAAAAACTTAATTAAGCTTTCCGGTAATTTAATTGATGATATAGGTATTGAGTACACAGGGATGAGGCCGGGTGAAAAATTATTTGAAGAGCTATTGAAAGATGAAGAAGTCAATGAAGATCAAATCTATCCGAAGATATATATTGGTAAAACATCTGACCTATATATAAGTGAAATCGAGGAGCTTATTTCAACCTATGCCCATCTAAATAAGTACGAACTAAAGAAGAAACTCATAGAGCTTTCAAATCATAAGGTTATGCATCCAAGTACATTGAAGAAAATATCGATTTAA